The sequence GATGCAGGtaaaaaatatttctttttgCAAGCACCTGATTGTTTTGACAGGGCTTTGAATCTGCCTCTAAATTGAGCGAAACTACTGCAGACAATATCATTAAGACACTGGAAGCATATTTCCCCCTCGCAGACCGTGTTTGGAGGAGATTTTGGAGAAAGACATATTTGGGAAGTCTCAGCAGAGCCGAGCAGAGGGAACTGTTATGAGGTGGCGCTGAAGCGTGGCGCAGCGAGCAGAGAAGCAGTGACAggcgtctctctttctcatgctCCGCTTGTTCCAGGTGTCCTCGCACACCGCCAACGCAACCTGCCGTCTCCTGAgggcgcgcgtgtgtgtatgtgtgtctacgcgtgtactgtgtgtgtgtgtgtgtgtgtacgtctgtcCAGGGCCCAGGTATGCTGCGCTGATTAAACCCACGGCTAAGCGAAAAAACACGCCCGGCTGCCAGTGCCAATGACCCTGAATACACATATGGCTGTTTTGGGGAAAACAAATGGGCGGAAAATGGAATACACAAGCACAGCTGGTACAGAGAAgaaagtggggggggggggcacaaaCTCAACTCATCCAGAGGAGCAGCCAGACAAACTATTCCACTGAGTCACGGggaaagatgattttttttttgttgagatTTTCGgtctttgtttctgtgtgtctgttgctgTGTATAGGGGCATCTGAGTGCTCACGTGTGTGCGGTTCTACCTGCCAATCATCTCTGAGTTGTTGTAGACGGGGATGTTGGGTCTCTGGCTGCTGTTGTAGGGCCCGAAGTGGCAGTCTGGCGCACCAAACCATTCATCAAAACCACGCTCCAGAGGAAGGTACTGCTGTCTGTGGCCAAGGTGCCTGTGACGACAAATAAAGTAGATTCACAAACCATAAGAACAATGTCATTAATTTATGGGATCGTcaaaaaatcaattattttttcaatttactCTAATTTACTGACCCATTAACCTTGCGAGCCAAGTGGATATTAGTGATCCATCTCACTGAACTCATTTCTAGAAAGACTGTTAGTTGTTATACTTCACAGTCATTGGTATAACCTCTAAAAACGTCATAAACCTCTAAAACAAACACTAGAGAAATATGAAGAGCTCACCACTTGCCAACTATCTTGCTGACATAGCCATTTTTCTTCAGCATCTGCGGTAACAGAATCTCATCCTTGGAGATCCCTCCCACTATCTCCTGAGGTGTGTACGCTAtaaaaaaggtcaaaggttagtAAACAAGACATTCCATGACTGCACTGCATACTGCACATTGTAGCCTAAGCAATGAGGAACCTGCAAGGAATTATTTGCAACTGAACAATTTACACGGTGAGGATAAACAGAGAGTGTACCGTTTCTGGCGTGGGCATTAGTGGTGTAGAATCCGTTTCTGACAGGCAGCCTCCCGGTGAGAAGTGCAGCTCTAGCTgtgaaaattatttaaaaaaaaacaagtatatAAGCTCCTCCAGGTGATATGCAAAATTAAAACTGTCATTAGGGTTTGGATACTGGACTTCCTAATACCGCTTCACTGGAAAAGAAACAGAGTCAAGTGTCATGCACCGGCCTTCCTCCTGGCACAAACACGTTGGAGATAGCTAATTAATTAGTCTAATGTGCTCAAATTATTAATTATGAGGACAGAACTCTTTTGCATAACAATTTTGTTAAATTCATAAATTAAGTAAAATGAGTATATTTTACTAGTGTATTGTCCCAGTTAGGATCACAACTATATTGCTCTGGCAAGCATAGCTTAGTCTTTATTTGTACATCAAATTGTTTCTGCTTTTCGTGGATTCCTTTCCAGTATCAAACAATATTGCACACTCAAACCCCTTATTCATCACAGTTGAATTGACTTTCAAAGGAAGCTAAAGGAGCCTGCTGGCTGCATAGCATCGCTGTAGCAGGCTCCTTGCCTTGCATGTTGTGTAAATTACAATATGGAGATGTAACAAGCTTAATTTCAGGTAACAACAGAGGTGTGCCTCTAGGTCGCATGCAGTGAGTTTATATGTTCAAATCATCAATCCTGAATTCATTCAACATTTTATCCACTTAATAAAAACACAGGAGATAATTCCCAGTAACAAGATAGAAATTGATGCAACTGTGTTAAGAGAGTGAAATGAATATCGTGCAATAAAGTAAAATCTGGTTGAAGCTGTTGTCTTTATGTGCTGCTGACTCACATGGGGAGCAGAGCGGGTTGGCTGTGTAGAAGTTGGGGAGCAGCATGCCCTGAGCAGCCATAGTGTCCAGGTTGGGGGTTTCTTTAGAGGGCTGGCCGAACACACCCAGGTCCCCCCAACCCATCTGGAGGGCAGAGGGAAgtaaggaaggaggaagagtcTATAACAAGTGCAACAAatactgatacacacacacacacacacacacacacactcactcacaagcTTGAGTTTAGACTGCACTGCACACAGATGTACAAGCAGCCACGACTCTCcccaaaaaacagagagagagagagagagagagagagagagagagagagagagagagagagagagagagagagagagagagagagagagagatttgagatttgagctgtcactcactcattcacagaTCTGTACAATGAACTGTAAAATTGTCCCAACCACACAAACATCGTAACTTACGTCATCCATAAGCATGATGATAATGTTTGGAGGCACTGGTGGCTTCTGTGTCCAACAACCACATATTATAACACAGAAGAAAGCCAAAGTTTGCATAGACATCACTTGCATTGCAGTGCAGTAGAGTCATATGACTAGTAGCCGAAGAGGAAGTGGGTTTGTTCGCTTTCATGCGGGACTTAAAGCGCAACACTTGCGCATACACAGTGAAGCAATTGTTAAAGCGATTCTTTACGGCACATTTTaagatatttacattttgtatgATTTGTTTGATTTATCTGAAAGCATTGTAGGTGATGATTAAATCATTTCATTAAAATTAACCGTGAACTGTTTCAGCTCCATAACAATTGTTGCCTTCAGAGGCTCCTCGTAAGCTTGTAGGCTACTTAAGATATTAAAAGCAAGAACTTTTCTATTCActttagaattttttttacagtagctTGTATGGTTTGGACCAACTCGTTTGAGATCATCGATACACTATAATTGAAGTTGTATCATATAATAATTGTAGGTTTTTAGTTTATGGAATACATCACTTTCTTGGGTTGTTCATGTGCGCTCAGCTCATAATTGTACTCTTCCCCACaacacctgaaggcagcatgacaCGTGACAGCATCTGACAGCTCAGAGGAGGAACAACAACATGGCGGTGTGCATAGCTGTGATCGCAAAGGAGGTAACGACAGCTGTTGTGAAATTACTCAATGATTTTTACAGGTCTTAAAAACATATTTAGTTTAAATAACATGATCTACGTCTTCAGGAGCTAACAATTTCCTTTGTTAGCAAGAAGGTCCAGCAGGCTCAAATACCCCAAcagagctaacgttagccagctagctaacaacattAGCTTGTTCCAAGCTAGCTGCTGTTACAATTGATATCTTGTTAAGATTTTTTGTGAGTGGTTGAATTGTGGTATTTTTTAACAGACTCGTTTCCCGTGTGTTTTTACTCTATTCTTTCCTTTCCTAGAACTACCCGTTGTATATCCGAAGTGTTCCCACCCAGAATGAGCTGAAGTTCCACTACACAGTCCACACCTCTCTGGACGTGGTGGAGGAGAAGATCTCAGCAGTGGGCAAAGCCATGGGAGACCAGAGAGAGCTGTACCTGGGTCTGCTTTATCCCACTGAAGACTACAAAGTGTATCCATCTGTAAAGGGAGGCAAAGACTAAAGACAGTTGCTCCAAGTGACTGCCTTGTCTGTTcgtcaaattattttttatttatgttgtatGGTAGTAGTTAAAATGTTAGGCTACCCAATATAACTTATTATTAATAACAAAAATACTGTAGATTAAAATGGTAATTGAGTTAGTAGAACTGGAAaccttttttgtaaatgtgctTTTACAGGAGAAAACGTTGTATGGGATCCTTGACTCCTAAACCAGATATGGATATGTGACCAACTCCAAGGTGAAATTTGTCATTGTTGTGGACTCGTCAAATACATCTTTACGGGACAATGAAATCAGAAGTGTAAGTTGAGCCCATCAAATACCTAAACATAATCAAAGCCAGTCCAACTTGCTGTTAGGATCAGTTTCACTTCAAATCCTTGATAATTCTCTTGGATTTGGTTTGATTTCAGTGGTGCATTTTTGTTCAGCTAGTTGCAGTGGCTCCTGAGAAAGCCATATTTCTATTCCTTGACACAACTACAAACTTCATCCTTTTTGTGTCAGGTTGCTGATCTAGCTTAATGTGTGCAAGAGCACAATCATATCTTATTGCCGTCACTCATGCCTCAGGTCAGACCTTATGGACCAATAGGAGAGTGATACTGATTGCCTGCAGTCTCGCACCATGGGTTATACTGTAATGGGTGTCTAATTAATGTAAGCTAATCCTGGAAAAGCTGCTacattattgtaaaaaaaaaaaaaaaggtgtgtacgcaaccttttttttttaaatctgttttttttttgatgggCCCACAGTTTTTAAGTGCAGCTTTGATGCAGGCTAGGGCTGGGTTTGGGTTGGAGCCTCTTGGGGTCATATCAGCCTGGCTTGAATTTTTAGGCCACATCAAaaggcagcagcagagtggCACCATGAGTTGGTTCAAAAcccatgttggcaagcatctgccctgcttaAGTGTCCCtaagcaaaacactgaatccctgccagctctGGGGAGCTCTGACCCTGAgtgaaaagacaatttccctgtggggatcagtaaagtatcacattaaaTGTATGATAGTCTAACGGCCCGATTGTCCAGGTGAACCTTGTCATTAAAActggggctgcacaattaatctgCATAAAATAGACTACTGGAACTTTGACATCGCAAGAAGCTTTTATTTCCCCCCCAGAAAGCCATTCCATGCCTCATAAAAAAAGTAATTCTGGTGTTATGCAGAATCCTTGGCATACAAATCATGTTTCATATCAGAACATTTTAGACATAGCTCAGGattagcatacacacacaagctctgacCTCATATCTAATTTTTATCTAGTAAATTTGTGACAAACTTTGCTAAAAGCactttaaatacatttgactTGTCTTGAATGCATGCATATTCTTTGGTTTCTTCTCAGTTTTTGAACAGTCCAGGATACAGTTTCTTTATTTGTTCCCTTCCAGATGTTCAGAAAATTACACAACTCATTTACTGATGTGATGTGCAACCCATTCTACAATCCCGGGGACCCCATTCAGTCCAAGTGAGTATTGaggttaaaataaatatattcatc is a genomic window of Centroberyx gerrardi isolate f3 chromosome 1, fCenGer3.hap1.cur.20231027, whole genome shotgun sequence containing:
- the trappc2l gene encoding trafficking protein particle complex subunit 2-like protein isoform X2, coding for MAVCIAVIAKENYPLYIRSVPTQNELKFHYTVHTSLDVVEEKISAVGKAMGDQRELYLGLLYPTEDYKVYGYVTNSKVKFVIVVDSSNTSLRDNEIRSFLNSPGYSFFICSLPDVQKITQLIY
- the trappc2l gene encoding trafficking protein particle complex subunit 2-like protein isoform X1, which translates into the protein MAVCIAVIAKENYPLYIRSVPTQNELKFHYTVHTSLDVVEEKISAVGKAMGDQRELYLGLLYPTEDYKVYGYVTNSKVKFVIVVDSSNTSLRDNEIRSMFRKLHNSFTDVMCNPFYNPGDPIQSKAFDGIVSGMMVQTS